From Candidatus Mycalebacterium zealandia:
CAGACCCGTGTAGAAAAGAATGCGCTCGGTGGTTGTGGTTTTGCCGGCGTCAATATGGGCTACAATCCCTATATTGCGCACCTTGTCCATGGGGACTTTGATTTCTTCCGCCATTGCTCGTCCCCGTGATTACCATCTGTAATGGGCAAAAGCTCTGTTGGCTTCCGCCATTTTGTGGGTGTCTTCCCTCTTTTTGATTGCGGTTCCCCGATTTTGTGAGGCGTCCAGAATTTCCAAAGCAAGTTTTTCGCGCACACCGTGCTCGGTTCTTTTGCGCGCGGCATCAAGCAACCAGCGGATTGCCAGATAGTTTCTGCGGACGGGTTTAACTTCCATAGGAACCTGATAGGTGGCTCCGCCGACCCGTCTTGACCTGACTTCAAGAGACGGCTTGATGTTTTCCATAGCAGAGAAGAAAACCTTTATAGGCTCTTTTGTGTTCGCCTTTTCGGAAAGCAAATCAAGAACACCGTAAAAAATCTGCTCCGCTTTGCTTTTTTTGCCGTCCAGCATAAGAGAATTGAGAAACTTCGCGACAAAAACATCTCCGAAGCGCGGGTCGGACTCAACTCTGATTTTTGCTGATGAACTCTTTCTGACCATATCCCTTCCCCTACTTCGGTTTCTTGCTACCGTATTTTGAGCGCCCTCTGCGTCTGTTCTCAACACCGGTTGTGTCGAGCGAACCTCTGACTATGTGGTATCTAACGCCCGGAAGGTCTTTCACTCTGCCGCCTCTGACGAGAACAACCGAGTGCTCCTGCAGAGAATGCCCCTCTCCCGGAATGTATGCGGTTACCTCAATGCCGTTTGTGAGACGCACCCTTGAGACCTTTCTCATCGCGGAATTCGGCTTCTTCGGCGTGGTGGTATAAACCCTCACGCACACACCCCTTCTCTGCGGGTTGTTCTGCAATGCGGGCGAGCTGGTTTTAGCAACGGCACGCTTCCGCCCCTTCCTTATAAGTTGATTTGCACTCGGCATTATTTTTTCATCTCCGCCTTCAATAAAGCAGACCGCTATATCTATCAGCGAACAAGCGGGTTGTCAAGAAATACGCGGGAATTGGA
This genomic window contains:
- the rpsG gene encoding 30S ribosomal protein S7 — encoded protein: MVRKSSSAKIRVESDPRFGDVFVAKFLNSLMLDGKKSKAEQIFYGVLDLLSEKANTKEPIKVFFSAMENIKPSLEVRSRRVGGATYQVPMEVKPVRRNYLAIRWLLDAARKRTEHGVREKLALEILDASQNRGTAIKKREDTHKMAEANRAFAHYRW
- a CDS encoding 30S ribosomal protein S12; this encodes MPSANQLIRKGRKRAVAKTSSPALQNNPQRRGVCVRVYTTTPKKPNSAMRKVSRVRLTNGIEVTAYIPGEGHSLQEHSVVLVRGGRVKDLPGVRYHIVRGSLDTTGVENRRRGRSKYGSKKPK